The following are from one region of the Populus trichocarpa isolate Nisqually-1 chromosome 8, P.trichocarpa_v4.1, whole genome shotgun sequence genome:
- the LOC7498205 gene encoding probable leucine-rich repeat receptor-like protein kinase At1g35710: protein MARPSFSFSLILIFPLLFHLALSKTLKRDVKALNEIKASLGWRVVYAWVGDDPCGDGDHPPWSGVTCSIAGDYRVVTELEVYAVSIVGPFPTSVTNLLDLTRLDLHNNKLTGPIPPQIGRLKRLKILNLRWNKLQDVLPPEIGELKSLTHLYLSFNAFKGEIPRELANLPELRYLYLHENRFSGRIPAELGTLKNLRHLDVGNNHLVGTIRELIRSDGCFPALRNLYLNDNYLTGGVPAQLANLTSLEILHLSHNKMTGIIPVGLAHMPRLTYLYLDHNNFNGRIPDAFYKHPYLKELYVEGNAFKPGVNPIGVHKVLEVSDTDFVV from the exons ATGGCGCGTCCATCATTCTCCTTCTCTCTCATCCTCATTTTCCCTCTCCTCTTCCATCTCGCTCTCTCCAAAACCCTTAAACGCGACG tgaAAGCTTTGAATGAAATAAAGGCATCGCTAGGTTGGAGAGTGGTGTACGCTTGGGTCGGCGACGATCCTTGTGGCGACGGTGACCATCCGCCGTGGTCCGGCGTCACTTGCTCTATCGCAGGAGATTACAGAGTCGTCACTGAATT GGAAGTGTACGCAGTGTCCATCGTGGGGCCATTTCCTACTTCTGTAACCAATTTGCTGGATCTTACTAGACT GGATCTTCATAATAACAAGCTCACAGGGCCTATTCCTCCGCAAATTGGGCGATTGAAGCGTCTTAAGATACT TAATTTGAGGTGGAATAAACTACAAGATGTTCTTCCTCCTGAAATAGGTGAACTGAAGAGTTTGACTCATCT TTATCTGAGCTTCAATGCTTTCAAAGGAGAAATCCCTAGGGAGCTTGCAAATCTGCCTGAGCTTCGGTATCTTTATCTACACGAGAATCGTTTTTCTGGGCGAATTCCTGCAGAATTGGGGACACTGAAAAATCTTCGGCACTT GGATGTTGGCAACAATCATTTGGTGGGTACGATCAGGGAACTAATACGTTCTGATGGTTGCTTCCCTGCACTTCGCAACCT ttatttaaatgataattatCTAACTGGTGGAGTCCCCGCACAACTTGCAAACCTAACCAGTTTGGAAATCTT GCACCTATCACACAATAAAATGACTGGAATAATACCTGTTGGACTTGCTCATATGCCTAGATTGACTTACTT GTACTTGGATCACAACAATTTTAATGGGAGAATTCCTGACGCCTTCTATAAGCACCCGTATTTGAAAGAATT ATATGTTGAAGGAAATGCATTCAAGCCAGGTGTAAACCCAATAGGTGTTCACAAAGTCCTTGAAGTGTCTGATACTGATTTTGTAGTGTAG
- the LOC18101460 gene encoding probable inactive purple acid phosphatase 9, whose translation MAGQDWQPIWEPRPDDPIFPQPDRSMYHGGEFKEKLTLITYVGNQDGQMHDMVEILASGEVLSGGDSISKEAGDRIKVIDSTFPWYVKPGCSSLGLFFGLYFRLRFPFQEAKW comes from the coding sequence ATGGCAGGACAAGACTGGCAGCCCATCTGGGAGCCAAGACCAGATGATCCAATCTTTCCACAGCCTGACCGGTCTATGTACCATGGGGGCGAGTTCAAGGAGAAGCTAACACTAATTACTTATGTAGGGAACCAGGATGGACAGATGCATGATATGGTGGAGATATTGGCATCTGGAGAAGTTCTCAGTGGTGGTGACAGCATTAGTAAGGAAGCTGGAGACAGGATTAAGGTGATTGATTCTACTTTCCCATGGTATGTCAAGCCAGGGTGCTCGTCCTTGGGGCTCTTTTTCGGGCTATATTTTCGGCTACGTTTCCCTTTCCAGGAAGCAAAATGGTAA